A single Bacteroidota bacterium DNA region contains:
- a CDS encoding DUF2147 domain-containing protein: MLKSKKAILLFAFAFMYLFSNGQDTKESDKVRGEWYTEDDKSTVKVYRAKNGKYYGKITWLKNPNEDDGTAKVDDQNPDEAKQKDPIIGLLILKGFDYKGDGVFKGGTIYDPDNGKTYNCIMTMTTDDKMDIRGYVGISLLGRTTVWVRKK, translated from the coding sequence ATGCTGAAAAGTAAAAAAGCAATTTTATTATTTGCATTTGCCTTTATGTATTTGTTCTCGAATGGACAGGACACAAAAGAGTCTGATAAAGTACGAGGCGAATGGTATACCGAAGACGATAAAAGTACTGTAAAAGTTTACAGAGCAAAAAATGGAAAATACTACGGTAAAATTACCTGGTTAAAAAATCCAAACGAAGATGATGGAACCGCTAAAGTTGATGATCAAAATCCGGATGAAGCCAAACAAAAAGATCCTATTATTGGACTTTTAATCTTAAAAGGATTTGATTATAAAGGAGATGGCGTATTTAAAGGAGGAACCATTTATGACCCAGACAATGGCAAAACCTATAATTGTATTATGACCATGACAACTGATGATAAAATGGATATACGTGGATATGTCGGTATCTCATTGTTAGGACGCACAACCGTGTGGGTCAGGAAGAAATAG